A region from the Halosolutus gelatinilyticus genome encodes:
- a CDS encoding DUF7344 domain-containing protein, which translates to MAGQRLQVQLPNLVFRSLERIVDIAIAIAEWTGDQTEAGRSTDRKAVETTLRHTHLPKLVDGGIVSFGANTGFIELRDTDRFDRFLADMARIDGYMQTAAGDCAQEHAHSPHDLTVSY; encoded by the coding sequence ATGGCAGGGCAGCGACTCCAGGTTCAGCTTCCGAATCTCGTGTTTCGCTCGCTCGAAAGAATCGTCGACATCGCGATCGCGATCGCCGAATGGACTGGAGATCAGACGGAGGCGGGCCGGAGTACGGACAGAAAAGCCGTCGAGACCACCCTTCGTCACACGCACCTCCCAAAACTTGTCGATGGGGGTATCGTTTCGTTTGGCGCGAACACGGGCTTCATTGAACTGAGAGACACGGACAGGTTTGACCGGTTCCTCGCCGATATGGCACGTATCGACGGTTACATGCAAACCGCTGCTGGCGATTGTGCGCAAGAACACGCACATTCGCCCCACGACCTCA